One stretch of Chryseobacterium indologenes DNA includes these proteins:
- the fsa gene encoding fructose-6-phosphate aldolase, whose protein sequence is MKFFIDTANLEQIKEAKDLGILDGVTTNPSLMAKEGIQGAEAIKNHYKTICELVDGDISAEVLSTTYEEMIKEGDELAAIHPNIVVKIPMIKDGIKALKYFSDKGIKTNCTLIFSPGQALLAAKAGATYVSPFLGRLDDISTDGLNLIQEIRLIFDNYMFETEILAASIRHSMHIIDCAKIGADVITSPLPPILSLLKHPLTDSGLAQFIADSQKLS, encoded by the coding sequence ATGAAATTTTTTATTGACACAGCTAATTTAGAGCAAATCAAGGAAGCGAAAGATCTTGGAATCTTAGATGGTGTAACAACCAACCCTTCATTAATGGCTAAAGAAGGTATTCAGGGAGCTGAAGCGATCAAAAACCATTATAAGACGATCTGCGAGCTTGTAGACGGGGATATTTCTGCTGAAGTACTTTCTACAACTTATGAGGAAATGATTAAGGAAGGAGACGAATTGGCTGCAATCCACCCAAATATCGTTGTAAAAATTCCAATGATTAAGGATGGTATCAAAGCATTAAAATATTTTTCTGATAAAGGGATCAAAACAAACTGCACATTGATCTTCTCTCCGGGGCAAGCTCTTTTAGCAGCAAAAGCAGGAGCAACTTACGTTTCTCCATTCCTTGGAAGATTAGATGATATTTCTACAGATGGATTAAACCTTATTCAGGAGATCAGATTAATTTTCGATAACTATATGTTCGAAACTGAGATCTTAGCAGCTTCTATCCGTCATTCAATGCACATCATCGACTGTGCTAAAATTGGAGCTGATGTAATCACATCTCCACTTCCTCCGATTTTGAGCTTATTAAAGCACCCATTAACAGACAGCGGATTGGCTCAATTTATTGCTGATTCACAGAAATTATCTTAA
- a CDS encoding sugar O-acetyltransferase — MTEKEKCKAGLLYDANYDPELTQERIACKDLCLEYNGLKNSDTEERKQLLKRILGSTKENLCIEPSFWCDYGYNIELGENFYSNHNLVILDCARVKFGNNVFIGPNCSFYTAGHPLDVKQRNAGLEYALPITVGDNVWLGGNVVVLPGVTIGNNAVIGAGSVVTKNIPENVVAVGNPCKVVKNIEGNV; from the coding sequence ATGACGGAAAAAGAAAAATGTAAAGCAGGGCTTTTATATGATGCCAATTATGATCCGGAACTTACTCAGGAACGAATAGCCTGCAAAGATCTGTGTCTTGAATATAATGGGTTAAAGAATTCTGATACAGAAGAAAGAAAGCAATTGCTTAAAAGGATATTAGGTAGTACAAAGGAAAATCTGTGTATTGAACCCTCCTTCTGGTGTGACTATGGTTATAATATAGAATTAGGTGAGAATTTTTACTCCAATCATAATCTTGTCATTTTAGATTGCGCTAGGGTAAAATTCGGAAACAATGTTTTTATTGGGCCTAACTGCAGTTTTTATACAGCAGGGCATCCACTTGATGTAAAACAGAGAAACGCAGGGCTGGAATATGCCCTTCCGATTACGGTGGGGGATAATGTCTGGCTGGGAGGAAACGTAGTTGTTTTACCAGGGGTGACAATTGGAAATAATGCTGTAATAGGAGCGGGGAGTGTGGTTACTAAAAATATTCCTGAGAATGTGGTAGCCGTAGGAAATCCTTGTAAAGTGGTGAAAAATATTGAAGGGAATGTATAA
- a CDS encoding GLPGLI family protein — protein sequence MKNKVLFFMFLGIVTSAQTNRFFYEYKFIPDSNNKEDVKKEMMLLDIDKNGSNYYSHDKFVADSTARANIEKQLKSGGGSISMNRTEKPGMVAYRVTKQYPDFKTYLFRNISMDKYKIKEDKKQDWKILPDKQKIGEYSVQKATTSFGGRDWTAWFTTDIPIQDGPYIFYGLPGLIVKIEDTTGSHSMQLIGNKTLKAQEKEEELQLPGNIKIMGLDGKDIEVNKDQFKKAWKAYVNDPTKNVRELMMRNGGESGSKVAFKVKTADGKEFSDPNQVLKEMEKRTKDMLQKDNNPIEPDLVN from the coding sequence ATGAAAAATAAAGTTTTATTTTTTATGTTCCTGGGAATAGTAACCAGTGCACAGACAAACAGGTTTTTCTATGAATATAAATTTATTCCGGATTCTAACAATAAAGAAGATGTAAAAAAGGAAATGATGCTGCTGGATATTGATAAAAATGGATCCAATTATTATAGCCATGATAAATTTGTTGCAGATTCTACTGCCCGTGCTAATATTGAGAAACAACTGAAATCCGGAGGTGGAAGTATCAGTATGAATAGAACTGAAAAACCAGGAATGGTTGCTTACAGGGTAACCAAACAGTATCCTGATTTTAAAACTTATCTTTTCAGAAACATTTCCATGGATAAATACAAGATTAAGGAAGATAAAAAGCAGGATTGGAAAATTTTACCGGATAAACAAAAAATAGGAGAATACAGTGTTCAGAAAGCAACCACAAGCTTTGGCGGAAGAGACTGGACGGCTTGGTTTACAACAGATATTCCTATTCAGGATGGACCTTATATCTTTTATGGACTTCCTGGTCTTATCGTAAAAATAGAAGATACCACAGGATCTCACAGTATGCAGCTGATAGGCAATAAAACCTTAAAAGCCCAGGAAAAAGAAGAAGAGCTTCAGCTCCCTGGAAATATAAAAATAATGGGACTGGATGGCAAAGATATTGAAGTTAATAAAGACCAGTTTAAGAAAGCCTGGAAAGCTTATGTAAATGATCCTACAAAGAATGTGAGAGAATTGATGATGAGAAATGGTGGTGAATCTGGGTCGAAAGTTGCTTTTAAAGTAAAAACGGCAGATGGTAAAGAGTTTTCAGACCCTAACCAGGTACTCAAAGAAATGGAAAAGCGGACAAAAGATATGCTTCAAAAAGACAACAATCCGATAGAACCGGATCTGGTGAACTAA
- a CDS encoding M56 family metallopeptidase — protein sequence METLLLYFGKVILCSGVMFLYYQLSLKDKTFHHYNRFYLLLAIAISLLLPLIKVDDFTIEVNSDVYVLLNKIQNFNTQKNVSNGNLYFNIIFPALGLVSFYFLGRLIYGIFKIQQFKGKFQKESFDGINFYRTDLTEAPFSYFKNLFWKNTITLDSDVGKQILKHEMVHIEQKHSFDKILIEVVTAVFWFNPFFHIIKKEISLIHEYLADKKAVKNSDTKAFAQMLLASHFSGNQLPAASPFLSSNLKKRLKMLQKPKTKFGYARRILALPVLFTVAFAYLVNAKNREIEETNLSAKKALTEIKNDTVKEKKEQKEKAGLPDPEDSNKQLAELQKKMEEKQKELSKLDPDSKAFEKKMEEIDDLVSAMTDITDESSKQVDEYFNSPEWKKQMEELENMDPLDKNELRKIEKQAAKAAKEAQKIGKKAAKLGADAAEIGRIAAEKARIEVEKSKIDVEAAKKVAEQAKVIAEQARQDAEIATKNMSFTTLGGSPKVMVLQADFIKKDGNGNITMQGVKKYNVKGWDNVKYFVDGVEVSKEQLHALKPETIASMNVIKENVVRGTQNEIRIQTKK from the coding sequence ATGGAGACTCTACTTCTATACTTTGGAAAAGTTATTTTATGTTCTGGTGTAATGTTTCTGTATTACCAGTTGTCTTTAAAAGACAAGACATTCCATCATTATAACAGATTCTATCTTCTGTTGGCAATTGCGATATCACTGTTGTTGCCACTTATTAAAGTGGATGATTTTACGATAGAGGTGAATAGTGATGTGTATGTGCTTCTTAATAAGATTCAGAATTTTAACACACAAAAAAACGTAAGCAATGGTAACCTTTATTTTAACATTATTTTTCCAGCTCTGGGATTGGTTTCTTTCTATTTCTTAGGGAGACTTATCTACGGGATCTTTAAGATTCAGCAGTTTAAGGGAAAGTTTCAGAAAGAAAGTTTTGACGGGATCAATTTTTACCGTACAGACCTAACCGAAGCTCCATTTTCATATTTTAAAAATCTTTTCTGGAAGAATACCATTACTCTGGATTCTGATGTAGGGAAGCAGATTTTAAAACATGAAATGGTTCACATTGAACAGAAACATTCATTTGATAAGATTCTTATTGAAGTCGTTACAGCTGTTTTCTGGTTCAACCCGTTCTTTCATATCATTAAAAAAGAAATTAGTTTAATTCATGAATATCTGGCTGATAAAAAAGCCGTAAAGAATTCGGACACCAAAGCATTTGCGCAGATGCTTTTAGCAAGCCACTTTTCCGGAAACCAGTTGCCTGCTGCCAGTCCGTTTCTAAGTTCAAACCTTAAAAAAAGACTTAAAATGTTACAAAAACCAAAAACCAAATTCGGGTATGCGCGTAGAATCCTTGCGTTGCCGGTTTTATTCACCGTAGCTTTTGCTTATCTGGTAAACGCTAAGAACAGAGAAATTGAAGAAACTAACCTTTCTGCTAAAAAAGCACTTACAGAAATTAAAAATGATACTGTAAAAGAAAAAAAAGAGCAGAAAGAAAAAGCTGGATTACCTGATCCTGAAGATTCCAACAAGCAATTGGCCGAACTTCAGAAAAAGATGGAGGAAAAACAGAAAGAGCTAAGCAAACTGGATCCTGACAGTAAGGCTTTTGAAAAGAAAATGGAAGAAATTGATGATTTGGTTTCAGCCATGACGGATATTACAGACGAATCCAGCAAACAGGTAGATGAATATTTTAATTCTCCTGAATGGAAAAAGCAAATGGAGGAACTCGAAAATATGGATCCTCTCGATAAGAATGAACTTCGAAAAATTGAGAAACAAGCTGCCAAAGCCGCTAAGGAAGCACAAAAAATAGGAAAGAAAGCTGCAAAATTGGGAGCAGATGCTGCAGAAATCGGAAGAATAGCAGCTGAAAAGGCCAGGATAGAAGTCGAAAAATCAAAAATTGATGTAGAAGCAGCAAAAAAAGTAGCTGAGCAGGCTAAAGTAATTGCAGAACAGGCCAGACAGGACGCGGAAATAGCTACAAAAAATATGAGTTTCACCACTCTAGGGGGTTCCCCTAAAGTAATGGTATTGCAGGCAGATTTTATTAAAAAAGATGGAAATGGGAACATCACCATGCAGGGTGTGAAGAAGTATAATGTGAAAGGTTGGGATAATGTAAAATACTTCGTTGATGGAGTTGAAGTTTCTAAAGAGCAGCTCCATGCATTAAAACCTGAAACTATTGCCAGCATGAATGTTATTAAGGAAAATGTAGTACGGGGAACACAGAATGAAATAAGAATTCAGACCAAGAAATAA
- a CDS encoding BlaI/MecI/CopY family transcriptional regulator, with protein MKNQTLTKAEEQVMQYVWKLEKGFLKDILDLFPEPKPHTNTVSTILKVLKDKEFVDYHVHGRQHEYFPLVTKEQYSGKTMQSLVKNYFKGSYKSAVSFLVEKNEMTVEDLEMLLNELKNKD; from the coding sequence ATGAAAAACCAGACTTTAACAAAGGCAGAAGAACAGGTAATGCAGTATGTATGGAAATTGGAAAAAGGATTTCTTAAAGATATTCTTGATCTCTTTCCTGAGCCAAAACCCCATACCAATACCGTTTCCACTATTTTAAAAGTATTAAAAGATAAGGAATTCGTAGACTATCATGTCCATGGAAGACAACATGAGTATTTTCCGTTGGTAACCAAAGAGCAGTACTCAGGAAAAACTATGCAAAGCCTTGTGAAAAATTATTTCAAAGGATCCTATAAAAGTGCTGTTTCATTTCTGGTAGAAAAGAATGAAATGACTGTAGAAGATCTTGAAATGCTTTTAAACGAACTTAAAAACAAAGACTAA
- a CDS encoding GNAT family N-acetyltransferase, with translation MNYTIKKASLEDLDETAELFNLYRIFYRQESNVEKGKAFLKERFLNSESDIFLALADDKAVGFVQLYKLFHYTKLQKQWLLSDLFVHPDYRGKGLSVALIDRSKQWCEETGACGLMLETEKTNEIGNALYPRCGFEYDGLHNYYHWWK, from the coding sequence ATGAATTACACAATTAAAAAAGCAAGCCTTGAGGATCTTGATGAAACGGCAGAATTATTCAATCTTTACCGTATTTTTTACAGACAGGAATCTAATGTAGAAAAAGGCAAGGCATTTCTTAAAGAGAGATTTCTGAACAGTGAATCTGATATTTTTCTTGCCTTGGCTGATGATAAGGCAGTAGGATTTGTGCAGCTTTACAAATTATTCCATTATACCAAATTACAAAAGCAATGGCTGTTGAGTGATTTATTTGTACATCCTGATTATAGAGGAAAAGGACTCTCCGTAGCATTGATTGATCGCAGTAAACAATGGTGTGAGGAAACAGGAGCCTGCGGCCTGATGCTTGAAACAGAAAAAACAAACGAAATTGGCAATGCACTGTATCCACGTTGTGGATTTGAATATGACGGACTTCATAACTACTATCATTGGTGGAAATAG
- a CDS encoding 2OG-Fe(II) oxygenase — MADLLQRIENTDWQSITESMHNNGYAVLANLLSNDECNNLSSGYDQPELYRKTVVMARHRFGLGEYKYFNYPLPELLQTLRTHIYTHLAPIANTWFKALNIEVSFPLEHQTFLQQCHSKNQYKATALILKYDEGGFNTLHQDLYGELYFPIQIVLMLSEPEKDFTGGEFILTQQVPRAQSKAIVLRPKKGDILIFTTNFKPEKGTKGYYRVNMKHGVSEVKTGKRYALGIIFHDAEK; from the coding sequence ATGGCAGACCTACTCCAAAGAATTGAAAATACAGACTGGCAATCTATTACGGAATCTATGCATAATAACGGATATGCTGTTCTTGCCAATCTATTATCAAATGATGAATGCAATAATTTAAGCTCCGGTTATGATCAGCCAGAGCTCTATCGTAAAACGGTTGTTATGGCTAGACATCGTTTCGGACTGGGTGAATATAAATATTTCAATTACCCGCTTCCGGAATTACTTCAGACTCTGAGAACCCATATTTATACGCATCTTGCTCCCATTGCCAATACATGGTTTAAGGCATTGAATATAGAGGTCTCTTTCCCATTAGAACATCAGACTTTTCTCCAGCAATGCCACTCTAAAAATCAATATAAAGCCACAGCTTTGATTCTGAAATATGATGAAGGTGGCTTCAATACTTTACATCAGGATTTATATGGAGAACTTTATTTTCCAATCCAGATCGTACTGATGTTGAGCGAACCTGAAAAAGATTTTACAGGCGGCGAATTTATCCTTACCCAACAAGTTCCAAGAGCACAATCCAAAGCCATTGTTTTAAGGCCTAAAAAAGGTGACATTCTTATATTTACCACCAATTTCAAACCTGAAAAAGGAACAAAAGGATATTATCGGGTGAATATGAAACATGGAGTAAGCGAAGTGAAAACCGGAAAACGTTATGCCTTGGGAATTATTTTCCATGATGCGGAGAAGTAA
- a CDS encoding Ada metal-binding domain-containing protein, translated as MLLHSQLSAAELRNKIHKNEILLGGNKKLKIYGLLRCQSGKRMKKENRVFFTDVQEAFQNGYRPCGHCMKEEYQQWKSNSKAI; from the coding sequence ATGCTCCTACATTCACAACTCTCAGCGGCTGAACTGAGAAATAAAATCCATAAGAACGAAATTCTTTTAGGCGGAAATAAAAAACTGAAAATCTATGGACTGCTTCGCTGCCAATCAGGAAAAAGAATGAAAAAAGAAAACCGGGTTTTCTTTACTGATGTTCAGGAAGCTTTTCAAAATGGGTATCGTCCCTGTGGCCATTGCATGAAAGAAGAATATCAACAATGGAAATCTAATAGCAAGGCCATTTAA
- a CDS encoding class I SAM-dependent methyltransferase: MNPENNYIEINKSSWNKRTEAHLNSEFYDVEGFLKGRSSLNSIELDLLGDLQGKSVLHLQCHFGQDTISLSRLGAEVTGIDLSDKAIESAQQLAHNTNSNTQFICSDIYDLPNHLDKQFDIVFTSYGTIGWLPDLDKWAKVISHFLKPNGKFIFVEFHPVVWMFDDNFETVGYRYFNSGAIIETISGTYADRNADINQSTVTWNHGLSEVMNSLIKNGLEINSLDEFDYSPYNCFNETVEFEPKKYRIARLEDKIPMVYSVVATKKND; encoded by the coding sequence ATGAACCCAGAGAATAACTATATAGAAATCAATAAGAGTTCATGGAACAAAAGGACCGAAGCACACCTCAATTCTGAATTTTATGATGTGGAAGGGTTCTTAAAAGGAAGAAGCTCTTTAAACAGTATTGAATTGGATCTGCTAGGTGACCTGCAAGGAAAATCAGTTCTGCATTTACAGTGCCATTTTGGACAGGATACCATATCATTAAGCCGACTCGGGGCTGAAGTCACAGGTATTGATTTATCAGATAAAGCAATTGAAAGTGCTCAACAGCTGGCCCATAACACAAATTCAAACACGCAATTTATCTGCAGTGACATTTATGATCTGCCTAATCACCTGGATAAACAGTTTGATATTGTTTTTACCAGCTATGGAACCATTGGCTGGTTACCTGATTTAGACAAATGGGCAAAAGTTATCTCACATTTTTTAAAACCCAATGGTAAATTTATTTTTGTTGAATTTCATCCGGTGGTCTGGATGTTTGATGACAATTTTGAAACTGTGGGGTATAGATATTTTAATTCCGGAGCCATCATAGAAACTATAAGTGGAACTTATGCCGACAGAAATGCTGATATTAATCAATCCACTGTAACATGGAACCATGGATTAAGTGAGGTAATGAATAGCCTGATCAAAAACGGACTTGAAATCAACAGCCTTGATGAATTTGATTACTCCCCTTACAACTGTTTCAACGAAACGGTTGAGTTTGAGCCTAAAAAATATAGGATAGCCCGTTTGGAAGACAAAATTCCTATGGTTTATTCTGTAGTAGCTACGAAAAAGAACGATTAA
- a CDS encoding L-threonylcarbamoyladenylate synthase: protein MAKILKIYPDNPQENLVNEVIKTLNNGGLIIYPSDTIYALGCNIFDIKAMEKLAQLKKMKLEKSKFSIICNDLSHLSDFTRPIDTSVFRFLKSHLPGPFTFILEANKSLPLAYKGHKTIGIRVPDHPIPQLIVEKLGHPIASTSIRDDDEIIEYSTDPELIAEKYDHLVDIVIDSGYGDNVASTIVDLTSGEPEIIRQGKGII, encoded by the coding sequence ATGGCAAAGATATTAAAAATTTATCCCGACAACCCACAGGAAAACCTTGTGAATGAAGTTATTAAAACTTTAAACAATGGTGGATTGATTATCTATCCCTCAGATACGATTTATGCGCTTGGCTGTAATATTTTTGATATAAAAGCCATGGAAAAGTTGGCCCAACTGAAAAAAATGAAGCTTGAAAAGTCAAAATTCTCAATCATCTGTAATGATCTGAGTCATCTTTCCGACTTTACAAGACCGATTGACACTTCGGTTTTCAGGTTTCTGAAGAGTCACCTTCCAGGACCATTTACGTTTATTCTTGAGGCTAACAAAAGTTTACCTTTAGCTTATAAAGGTCACAAAACAATTGGTATCCGTGTTCCGGATCACCCTATTCCACAGCTTATTGTTGAAAAACTGGGACACCCTATCGCTTCAACCTCTATCAGAGATGATGATGAAATTATCGAATATTCTACAGACCCGGAACTGATTGCTGAAAAATATGATCACCTGGTAGATATTGTTATTGATTCAGGATATGGAGATAATGTAGCTTCAACGATTGTGGATCTTACTTCAGGAGAACCTGAAATTATCCGCCAGGGAAAAGGAATTATTTAA
- a CDS encoding CPBP family intramembrane glutamic endopeptidase, whose translation MIGFMGLNGKYSAGILLTFVLLGIVMLYVFPVISLITGSKTITGNAFSLSRIALWIILLIIFLYSLYIEKGCFLLTTEKKYSIAFNIKAVIFLYLICVFGGAILNGLIQFLLHKEESNKILQFSSLFKNDYFLIIFTCFTAGAVEELLMRGYIQPRIEKIYNSPFIGVFVSAVLFGILHSTYGTIGQVVVPFFIGVVFAMFYKKYSNIKILIVCHFMIDFVTLMAMNFIDFKHLSVF comes from the coding sequence TTGATAGGTTTTATGGGGCTTAATGGGAAATATTCTGCAGGAATTCTGCTCACATTCGTGCTTTTAGGCATCGTGATGCTTTATGTTTTCCCTGTGATCAGTCTGATTACAGGTTCAAAGACTATTACTGGAAATGCTTTCTCTCTCAGCAGAATTGCTCTATGGATTATTTTGCTGATCATATTTCTCTACAGCCTTTATATTGAAAAAGGTTGTTTTTTACTTACCACAGAAAAAAAATATTCTATTGCATTCAATATCAAAGCAGTGATTTTTTTGTACCTGATCTGTGTCTTTGGAGGAGCTATTTTGAACGGGCTGATCCAGTTTTTACTCCATAAAGAAGAAAGTAATAAGATTCTGCAATTCAGTTCTCTTTTTAAAAATGATTATTTTTTGATTATTTTTACATGCTTTACAGCCGGTGCTGTGGAAGAGCTTCTGATGCGGGGATATATACAGCCCAGAATTGAGAAAATATACAATAGTCCTTTTATAGGAGTTTTTGTCTCCGCAGTTTTATTCGGAATTTTACACAGCACTTACGGAACCATTGGACAGGTGGTAGTACCTTTCTTTATTGGAGTCGTTTTTGCTATGTTTTATAAAAAATATTCAAATATTAAAATTCTTATTGTCTGTCATTTTATGATTGACTTTGTCACTCTGATGGCGATGAATTTTATTGATTTTAAACATTTATCTGTATTTTAA
- the yaaA gene encoding peroxide stress protein YaaA, which yields MKIVTSPAKLMNVEYSTDLLKSTTPKFIEDAAFIQTYLKEKSPKYLSELMEISPKLADENWERNQKWKSKPTAKESAPAMFAFTGEVYRGLDAKTLDKAAVDYLQKNYRMLSGLYGLLKPSDKVMLYRLEMGRHFEFDQYKNLYEFWREKITEQLNSEMKKGEILLHLASNEYGKVIDRKKLNHKVVDFDFYELKDGKLKTIVVYTKHARGLVVRFCAETQAKTLDDVKTFNYEGYRIDEEKSTNTKLVFTR from the coding sequence ATGAAAATTGTAACATCTCCTGCCAAATTAATGAACGTAGAATATTCAACAGACCTGTTGAAATCTACTACTCCAAAATTCATTGAAGATGCAGCTTTTATACAAACTTATTTAAAAGAAAAATCACCAAAATATCTTTCTGAGCTTATGGAAATATCGCCTAAACTGGCTGATGAAAACTGGGAAAGAAACCAAAAATGGAAATCAAAACCTACGGCTAAAGAATCTGCTCCTGCTATGTTTGCCTTTACAGGTGAAGTATATAGAGGATTAGATGCAAAAACGCTTGACAAAGCTGCGGTAGATTACCTTCAAAAAAACTACAGAATGCTTTCAGGATTGTACGGTCTTCTGAAACCTTCTGATAAAGTAATGCTTTACAGACTGGAAATGGGACGTCACTTTGAGTTTGATCAATACAAAAACTTATATGAGTTCTGGAGAGAGAAAATTACAGAGCAGCTGAATTCTGAAATGAAAAAAGGAGAAATTCTTCTTCACCTGGCCAGCAATGAGTATGGAAAAGTAATTGACAGGAAAAAACTCAACCATAAGGTTGTCGACTTTGATTTTTATGAATTAAAAGACGGTAAACTAAAAACAATTGTAGTCTATACAAAGCATGCAAGAGGCCTTGTCGTAAGATTCTGTGCAGAAACTCAGGCTAAGACCCTGGATGATGTAAAAACTTTCAATTATGAGGGATATAGAATTGATGAAGAAAAATCTACTAATACAAAACTGGTTTTCACGAGATAA
- the prmC gene encoding peptide chain release factor N(5)-glutamine methyltransferase → MTISTFKKYFKEELSDLYTESESAFLTSLLIQRIVGFNSFEQRRFSEQELLTDDEQKLHEIISALKTGRPYQQILGETEFYGMTFLVDEHVLIPRPETEELLEIAIREIKKYISGANYKTLRSKGLEFKWTEEAQHVSSTEKEPPKIKILDIGTGSGVIPLVLKKHFPETEISSIDFSEKALETAKRNAEYHQLDVQLIHADYLNTPLTEEYDVIISNPPYIGIEEEIEIEDSVKGFEPTMALFSPTSDALIFYRKIAEDSRTHLKNNGLLFLEINQKLGPETLELYQYFSNAQLLKDLSENDRFIYGRK, encoded by the coding sequence ATGACAATTTCAACATTTAAAAAATATTTCAAAGAAGAACTTTCCGACCTTTATACTGAGTCGGAAAGTGCTTTTTTAACCTCTTTATTGATTCAGAGAATAGTAGGTTTTAATTCATTCGAACAAAGAAGATTTTCTGAACAGGAACTTCTGACTGATGATGAACAAAAACTTCACGAAATAATTTCAGCTTTAAAAACCGGAAGACCGTATCAGCAGATTCTTGGTGAAACAGAGTTTTATGGAATGACATTTCTTGTGGATGAACATGTTTTAATTCCGCGCCCTGAAACTGAGGAGCTTTTGGAAATAGCAATTCGGGAAATTAAAAAATACATTTCCGGAGCAAACTATAAAACACTGAGATCTAAAGGATTAGAATTTAAGTGGACTGAGGAAGCCCAGCACGTCTCTTCAACAGAAAAAGAACCACCTAAAATTAAAATATTGGATATCGGAACCGGAAGCGGTGTAATCCCATTGGTTTTGAAAAAGCATTTTCCGGAAACCGAAATATCTTCCATAGATTTTTCTGAAAAAGCCCTGGAAACAGCCAAACGAAATGCAGAGTATCACCAGCTTGATGTTCAGTTGATCCATGCAGATTATTTGAATACCCCGCTCACTGAAGAATATGATGTCATCATTTCTAATCCGCCCTATATTGGTATTGAGGAAGAAATAGAGATTGAGGATTCTGTAAAAGGATTTGAACCTACCATGGCGCTGTTCTCCCCTACTTCAGATGCTTTGATCTTTTACAGAAAGATTGCAGAGGATTCCAGAACACATCTTAAAAATAACGGTCTTTTGTTTTTAGAGATCAATCAAAAGTTAGGACCTGAAACACTGGAACTGTATCAATATTTCTCCAATGCACAGTTATTAAAAGACTTATCTGAAAATGACAGGTTTATTTATGGAAGAAAATAA
- a CDS encoding DUF4180 domain-containing protein produces the protein MVIKPHNVGNIKVAEVTSDQMIIQSVEDGLDLMGNIYYQGFDKVILYEENITPSFFDLKTKIAGEILQKFSNYRIGLAIVGDFSKYESKSMRDFILESNKTKHVNFVETLKEALEHFSK, from the coding sequence ATGGTCATCAAACCACACAATGTCGGAAATATAAAAGTTGCTGAAGTTACTTCGGATCAAATGATTATTCAGTCTGTAGAAGATGGATTAGACCTCATGGGTAATATTTACTACCAGGGATTTGATAAAGTCATTCTCTATGAGGAAAATATAACCCCGTCTTTTTTTGACCTGAAGACCAAAATAGCGGGAGAAATTTTGCAGAAGTTTTCCAATTACAGGATTGGATTGGCCATTGTTGGAGATTTCAGTAAATATGAAAGCAAAAGTATGAGAGATTTTATCTTGGAGAGCAATAAAACCAAACATGTTAATTTTGTAGAAACCCTGAAAGAAGCTCTTGAACATTTTTCAAAATAA